A genome region from Dolichospermum compactum NIES-806 includes the following:
- the aroH gene encoding chorismate mutase, with protein sequence MEWQMRAIRGATTVAENSVEAIRDSVTELLDELEQRNKLQPDDMISVTFSVTKDLDAIFPAAIARSRPLWDSVAMLDVQQMHVEGSLPRCIRFLIHANLPTSTPIHHVYLRHAAKLRPDWSLPQTLQTSQQVVETKV encoded by the coding sequence GTGGAATGGCAAATGCGAGCAATTCGGGGTGCAACAACTGTTGCAGAAAATAGTGTCGAAGCAATTCGAGATTCAGTGACAGAATTATTAGATGAATTGGAGCAAAGAAATAAACTCCAACCGGACGATATGATTAGTGTGACTTTTTCTGTCACCAAGGATTTGGATGCTATTTTTCCAGCAGCGATCGCCCGCAGTCGTCCTTTGTGGGATAGTGTAGCTATGTTAGATGTCCAACAAATGCACGTTGAAGGAAGTTTACCGCGCTGTATTCGCTTTCTAATTCACGCTAATTTACCAACTTCTACACCAATTCACCATGTTTATTTACGTCACGCTGCTAAATTGCGTCCCGATTGGAGTTTACCCCAAACGTTACAAACTTCACAGCAGGTAGTGGAGACGAAAGTTTAA
- the sppA gene encoding signal peptide peptidase SppA, with product MIWPFKPNFRKQIARIEVSGAIAGSTRKHVLEALKTVEESKFPALLLRIDSPGGTVGDSQEIYSALKRLAKKIKIVASFGNISASGGVYIGMGAEHIMANPGTITGSIGVILRGNNLEVLLEKIGVSFKVIKSGPYKDILAFDRELTEPEQTILQDLIDCSYQQFVETVADARSLTVERVKSFADGRIFTGQQALELGVVDRLGTEEDARQWTAELVGLDPEKTLCYTLEERKPFLSRVLPGSRQAKSVIGGGIDWLEFEMSTSGLPMWLYRP from the coding sequence ATGATTTGGCCATTTAAACCCAACTTTCGGAAACAAATTGCACGGATTGAAGTTAGCGGTGCGATCGCTGGTTCTACCCGTAAGCACGTCCTAGAAGCATTGAAAACCGTAGAGGAAAGTAAATTTCCCGCTTTACTGCTACGCATTGATAGTCCTGGGGGTACAGTGGGTGATTCTCAAGAAATCTACAGTGCCCTGAAGAGATTAGCCAAAAAAATCAAGATTGTTGCTAGTTTTGGGAATATTTCCGCTTCTGGAGGCGTTTATATTGGTATGGGGGCAGAACATATCATGGCGAACCCAGGCACGATTACAGGCAGTATTGGGGTAATTCTGCGAGGGAATAATCTAGAGGTGCTATTGGAAAAAATTGGTGTTTCCTTTAAGGTCATTAAGTCAGGACCGTACAAAGACATATTAGCTTTTGATCGGGAATTAACAGAACCGGAACAAACTATTCTGCAAGACTTGATTGATTGCAGCTATCAACAATTTGTGGAAACGGTGGCTGATGCTCGTTCATTAACTGTGGAGAGGGTCAAAAGTTTCGCTGACGGCCGAATTTTTACCGGACAGCAAGCCTTAGAATTAGGTGTTGTAGACCGCTTAGGAACAGAAGAGGATGCAAGACAATGGACAGCGGAGTTAGTAGGACTTGATCCTGAGAAAACTCTTTGCTATACGCTAGAAGAACGGAAACCATTTTTGAGTCGTGTTCTGCCGGGAAGTCGTCAAGCTAAATCGGTTATTGGTGGGGGGATTGATTGGCTAGAATTTGAAATGTCTACGAGTGGTTTACCCATGTGGTTATATCGTCCATAG
- a CDS encoding tetratricopeptide repeat protein → MLQRFIFIITTIIVWHLCIFGTLAQEKKIEDLDKFPPNPLEITLPDPLLPNLPDKRQLTLTELQKLKTDLDVLNQEAQVTLQGGDRKKAFEVWNRELRLRRYLGTLAEIEALSRVGEIAWNQNERDEVRYISQRLQVIQKEIGKQKSTDLQLWQLLGKAYQKIRLPKLGILAYEQVLILVKQRQDSVGEIETLRNIGELYLSWFDYDQAANTYQKLLNLAVNQGDKTNELEYLQQLAYIYGRGKQPQAAIDILNKLVQVYTRDQNLGEIPALKLAIAANYESLAQKNPTLKQQAFDNYQSAYTTAWQLEQYARAGEALEKLIAFYRSQKQVDAALQTSAILLETQTLANNFYGLMSAYDQIGNLYRERREYAQALTAFQKGLAIAQQLKYQESYFTQQIEKLKTEVKM, encoded by the coding sequence ATGCTACAGCGTTTTATTTTCATCATTACCACTATTATTGTGTGGCATTTGTGTATTTTTGGCACACTTGCTCAGGAAAAAAAAATTGAAGATTTAGATAAGTTTCCTCCCAATCCCCTAGAAATAACTTTACCTGATCCACTATTACCAAATTTACCAGATAAACGCCAATTAACATTAACAGAATTGCAAAAATTAAAGACGGATTTAGATGTGCTAAATCAAGAGGCACAGGTGACACTACAAGGAGGAGACAGAAAGAAAGCCTTTGAGGTTTGGAATCGTGAACTACGATTAAGACGTTATTTAGGTACATTGGCTGAGATAGAAGCGTTATCACGGGTGGGAGAAATCGCCTGGAATCAAAATGAACGGGACGAGGTGCGATATATTAGTCAGCGATTACAAGTAATTCAAAAGGAGATAGGAAAACAAAAAAGTACAGATTTACAATTATGGCAACTCCTGGGTAAAGCTTATCAAAAAATCCGTCTTCCTAAATTGGGAATATTGGCTTATGAACAGGTTTTAATCTTAGTTAAACAACGACAAGATTCAGTGGGAGAAATAGAGACTTTAAGGAATATTGGAGAATTATATTTAAGTTGGTTTGATTATGACCAAGCTGCCAATACTTACCAAAAACTATTAAATTTGGCAGTTAATCAGGGTGATAAAACTAATGAATTGGAATATTTACAACAGTTAGCTTATATCTATGGGCGAGGAAAACAACCCCAAGCAGCAATAGATATATTAAATAAATTAGTCCAAGTTTATACTCGTGACCAAAATCTCGGTGAAATTCCCGCTTTAAAATTAGCCATAGCGGCAAATTATGAATCTCTAGCCCAAAAAAATCCCACACTAAAACAACAGGCTTTCGATAATTATCAATCAGCTTATACTACGGCATGGCAATTAGAGCAATACGCTAGGGCTGGAGAGGCACTAGAGAAATTAATTGCTTTTTATCGTTCCCAAAAACAAGTAGATGCAGCCTTACAAACTAGTGCAATTCTCCTGGAAACACAAACATTAGCTAACAATTTTTATGGTTTAATGTCAGCCTATGACCAAATTGGCAACTTATATAGAGAACGAAGAGAATATGCCCAAGCATTAACAGCATTTCAGAAGGGATTAGCAATAGCACAACAACTTAAATATCAGGAATCATACTTTACTCAACAAATTGAAAAGTTAAAAACCGAGGTAAAAATGTAA
- a CDS encoding RNA-guided endonuclease InsQ/TnpB family protein gives MIIYEFKVKGKDKQYRAIDEAIRTSQFIHNKCLRYWMDNKGVGRYDLNKYCAILASEFPFADELNSMARQSAAERSWSAIARFYDNCKKKVKGKKGFPKFKKNCRSVEYKVSGWKLSETRKAITFSDKKGIGTLKLKGTYDLNYYDIKQIKRVRLVRRADGYYAQFAIDVNIRVEIQPTHQVVGLDLGLNYFIADSHGNVEPSPKFYRKSEKQLNRANRQKSKKFSRDKKKAKQPQSKNYLKAKNRYARKHLRVSRQRKEYCKRLAYSVIQSNDLVAYEDLNVKGMVKNRHLAKSISDAGWSTFRQWLEYFGHKYGKVTVAVSPHNTSQNCSNCGQKVQKSLATRTHVCHHCGFVEDRDINASINILTLGLSTVGHTGTYATGDLPSWAIGVNLSSNGESVNVESPRL, from the coding sequence ATGATAATTTACGAGTTCAAAGTCAAAGGAAAAGACAAGCAATACCGCGCAATAGACGAGGCTATTCGTACCAGCCAATTCATCCACAATAAATGTTTACGTTACTGGATGGATAACAAAGGTGTTGGACGATATGATCTCAATAAATATTGCGCGATTTTAGCATCTGAATTTCCTTTTGCTGATGAACTTAACTCAATGGCTAGACAATCTGCTGCGGAACGTTCTTGGAGTGCAATAGCTCGGTTTTACGACAATTGCAAGAAGAAGGTTAAAGGTAAAAAAGGGTTTCCAAAATTCAAAAAGAATTGCCGCTCAGTTGAATATAAAGTTAGCGGATGGAAATTATCTGAAACTAGGAAAGCAATTACTTTTTCTGACAAAAAAGGAATAGGTACTCTGAAACTAAAAGGTACTTATGACTTGAACTACTACGATATCAAGCAAATCAAACGAGTGCGTTTAGTACGTCGGGCCGATGGGTATTATGCTCAATTTGCAATTGATGTAAATATTCGAGTTGAAATACAACCAACTCATCAAGTAGTAGGATTAGATTTGGGATTAAACTACTTCATTGCTGATTCTCATGGCAATGTAGAACCATCTCCTAAATTTTACCGGAAGTCAGAAAAACAATTAAATCGAGCTAATCGCCAAAAATCCAAGAAGTTTAGTAGAGATAAGAAAAAAGCTAAACAACCACAATCAAAAAACTATTTAAAAGCTAAAAATAGGTATGCCCGTAAACATTTAAGAGTAAGTAGGCAACGAAAAGAATACTGCAAGAGATTAGCATATTCCGTGATCCAATCTAACGATTTGGTAGCCTATGAAGACTTGAATGTGAAAGGCATGGTAAAAAACCGACATTTAGCTAAGTCAATTTCTGATGCTGGCTGGTCAACTTTTCGGCAATGGTTAGAATATTTTGGACATAAATATGGGAAGGTGACGGTTGCTGTTTCTCCTCATAATACAAGCCAAAATTGCTCTAATTGTGGTCAAAAAGTCCAAAAATCTCTAGCGACTAGAACTCATGTTTGTCATCATTGTGGGTTTGTTGAAGATAGGGATATTAACGCCAGTATTAACATCCTAACATTAGGATTAAGTACCGTAGGGCATACGGGAACTTACGCTACAGGAGATTTGCCCTCTTGGGCGATTGGTGTCAACCTGTCGTCTAACGGTGAGTCTGTGAATGTAGAATCCCCGCGTCTTTAG
- a CDS encoding ATP-binding cassette domain-containing protein — protein MSKIIPAISVKNFSFYYSKQKILESLLMDIPQNKIIAIMGPSGCGKSTFLKSLNRMSDLEGEVHTEGKIEFFGQNIYERRINLNRLRRQISTIYSKPNLFPMSIYDNVAYGIKLVGWRPKPELDEVVELALKSADIWEEVKNKLYKPALELSCGQQQRLCIARALAVKPQVILMDELCSGLDPISTTKIEELIECLRSELTIIFISQNIQQVSRLADFTALFQYNENHVGQLREFASTKKVLAQAIDYRTRYYKGNAENP, from the coding sequence ATGAGTAAAATAATTCCGGCCATTAGTGTAAAAAACTTTAGTTTTTACTACAGCAAGCAAAAAATCCTGGAAAGTCTGTTAATGGATATTCCCCAAAATAAAATTATTGCTATTATGGGACCTAGTGGCTGTGGGAAGTCTACTTTTTTAAAGTCTCTCAACCGCATGAGCGATTTGGAGGGAGAAGTCCACACAGAAGGGAAAATAGAGTTTTTTGGGCAAAATATTTATGAGAGACGGATTAATCTCAATCGTCTCCGTCGTCAAATTAGTACAATTTATTCTAAACCTAATCTTTTTCCCATGAGTATCTATGATAACGTTGCTTACGGGATTAAATTAGTTGGTTGGCGACCAAAACCAGAATTAGATGAAGTTGTGGAGTTAGCTCTTAAATCTGCGGATATTTGGGAAGAGGTCAAAAACAAGCTATATAAACCTGCTTTAGAACTATCTTGTGGTCAACAACAAAGACTGTGTATTGCCCGCGCTTTAGCTGTAAAACCCCAAGTTATTCTCATGGATGAGCTTTGCAGTGGACTTGATCCCATAAGTACCACAAAAATTGAAGAACTCATTGAGTGTTTGCGTTCTGAATTGACAATTATCTTTATCTCTCAAAACATCCAACAAGTCTCTCGCCTGGCTGATTTCACAGCTTTATTCCAATACAATGAAAATCATGTCGGACAATTACGAGAGTTTGCATCAACGAAAAAAGTCTTAGCTCAAGCTATAGATTATCGTACCCGCTATTATAAGGGAAATGCCGAAAACCCTTGA
- a CDS encoding NUDIX hydrolase, translating to MPLGRELPQLLKQRLFYKGRKFNFEVNRLRLPNKAEGEWECIRHPGGALVIPITADGKLVLVRQYRFAVQGRLLEFPAGTVEPNEDPLETVKREIAEETGYHARQWDKLGEFFLAPGYSDEIIYAFIAKDLEKLETPPVQDEDEDIETVLLTPEELEKAILQGDPVDAKSIASFFLLRSFLK from the coding sequence ATGCCATTAGGTAGAGAATTACCACAGTTGCTCAAGCAACGCTTGTTTTATAAAGGACGCAAGTTTAACTTTGAAGTTAACCGCTTGCGTTTACCCAACAAAGCCGAAGGGGAATGGGAATGTATTCGTCATCCCGGTGGCGCTCTGGTTATACCCATAACCGCAGACGGTAAGCTGGTACTTGTGCGTCAATATCGGTTTGCAGTACAGGGAAGACTATTAGAATTTCCGGCGGGAACTGTAGAACCCAATGAAGATCCTTTAGAAACAGTCAAACGGGAAATTGCAGAAGAAACTGGCTATCATGCTCGTCAGTGGGATAAATTAGGAGAATTTTTCCTTGCTCCCGGTTATTCTGATGAAATTATCTATGCTTTTATTGCTAAAGATTTAGAAAAGCTAGAAACACCACCAGTACAAGACGAAGATGAAGATATCGAAACAGTATTACTAACTCCTGAAGAACTGGAAAAAGCCATTTTGCAAGGAGACCCTGTAGATGCTAAATCCATTGCTAGTTTTTTCCTCCTGCGTTCATTTTTAAAATAG
- the folK gene encoding 2-amino-4-hydroxy-6-hydroxymethyldihydropteridine diphosphokinase, translating to MVQTAARTAIALGSNIGNSLAILTGALETLAQTSGITIQAQSRWYRTKAIGPTQPDYLNGCAILSVQISPQALLAQLLTIEQKFGRVRQEHWGPRTLDLDLLLYDDLILQQPNLQIPHPRMAERAFVLVPLVEIAPDWIDPISQRVIQDLLLEINTNDVHLL from the coding sequence ATGGTACAAACTGCGGCTAGAACTGCGATCGCCCTTGGTAGTAACATAGGTAACTCCCTAGCCATTTTAACAGGAGCTTTAGAAACCTTAGCCCAAACATCAGGCATAACCATACAAGCCCAATCTCGTTGGTATCGTACCAAAGCCATAGGCCCAACTCAACCAGACTACTTAAATGGTTGCGCGATATTATCAGTGCAGATTTCACCACAAGCCTTATTAGCCCAATTACTCACCATTGAACAAAAGTTTGGGCGTGTGCGTCAGGAACACTGGGGTCCACGTACCTTAGACTTAGACTTATTATTATATGATGACTTGATTTTACAGCAGCCAAATCTACAAATTCCCCATCCTCGCATGGCTGAACGAGCCTTTGTTTTAGTCCCCCTGGTAGAAATTGCTCCAGATTGGATAGATCCTATATCTCAAAGAGTAATTCAAGATTTACTACTAGAAATCAACACAAATGATGTACATTTATTGTAG
- a CDS encoding tetratricopeptide repeat protein produces the protein MKCPVCNAVYRPTKGAGVTGGETDSQISPLPPHSPTCRRCKADLSDLITLHDQAIWYHRQALDLFSKMRYSEAATYNNQALALYYGNADFHALAGKLSALQGEWREAITSWQQALKFDPKNAIAYDCLEMIKLSKSS, from the coding sequence ATGAAATGTCCTGTTTGTAATGCAGTTTATCGTCCGACAAAGGGAGCAGGAGTAACAGGGGGAGAAACTGATAGCCAGATTTCTCCATTGCCTCCCCATTCCCCAACTTGTAGACGCTGTAAAGCCGATTTATCTGACTTGATTACTTTGCATGATCAAGCCATTTGGTATCACAGACAAGCCCTGGATTTATTTTCAAAAATGCGTTATTCAGAAGCAGCAACGTACAATAATCAAGCTTTAGCTTTGTATTATGGTAATGCAGATTTCCATGCCTTAGCGGGGAAATTATCGGCATTGCAGGGAGAATGGAGAGAAGCGATCACATCTTGGCAACAAGCGCTCAAATTTGACCCAAAAAATGCGATCGCTTATGATTGTCTAGAAATGATCAAGTTATCTAAAAGCAGTTGA
- a CDS encoding Hsp70 family protein gives MKAVGIDLGTTNSEVAIVENGQVRVLPGEDGDLILPSCVGFSDTGKVLVGREALRQYAAAPERTVKSIKRWMGTDHKTTLGDKEYLPHEVSAIILRALKQRAENALGETITQAVITVPAYFTDAQRQATKTAGEIAGLEVLQIINEPTAAALAYDLRSEETERVLVYDLGGGTFDVSVVEITGEVTEVLATHGNNRLGGDDFDRLLQLYLVDIFRKQHGVDVPDDAVTQARLLRAAEQLKIDLSSHAFATIREAFLGTKGKTALHLETEVPRADLEKLIRPLLTETLEAIDRALTDADLLPGDIDRIILVGGSTRIPLVQEMISEHLGQTPSDGIQPDLCVALGAALQAGVLVGESVDAILVDVIPHSLGIAAAVTTPMGIMPGYFSVIIPRNSVVPVSRSQVYYTVSDEQEVVEIEVFQGENAIAEENVPLGDFRVENLPPKPAGGIQVEVHFDFDINGILTVTTTEKGKGQQGTLVVNNAGIEKLSSHELKQARADLDALFEADETIEISTEETISVVEIAPELAALLDRAQQTLSTLDSEQAEELEDLLAQIENANASKSAELSQLQEELSDFLYYASTNDE, from the coding sequence ATGAAAGCAGTCGGTATTGATTTAGGGACAACAAATTCCGAAGTAGCAATTGTCGAAAACGGACAGGTGCGGGTATTACCAGGAGAAGATGGCGACCTGATTTTACCTTCCTGTGTGGGATTTAGCGATACGGGTAAAGTGCTGGTGGGACGAGAAGCACTACGTCAATATGCTGCTGCTCCTGAACGCACCGTGAAATCAATTAAACGCTGGATGGGAACTGACCATAAAACCACTTTAGGGGATAAAGAATACTTACCTCATGAAGTTTCCGCTATTATTCTCCGCGCCCTCAAACAACGGGCTGAAAATGCTTTAGGAGAAACAATTACCCAAGCAGTAATTACAGTTCCCGCTTACTTTACAGATGCTCAACGCCAAGCAACTAAAACCGCTGGAGAGATTGCTGGTTTGGAGGTACTGCAAATTATCAACGAACCAACAGCAGCGGCTTTAGCTTATGATTTGCGTTCCGAAGAGACAGAACGGGTTCTAGTTTATGACTTGGGTGGTGGTACTTTTGATGTGTCGGTAGTGGAAATTACAGGCGAAGTCACAGAGGTATTAGCAACTCATGGTAATAACCGCTTGGGTGGAGACGATTTTGATCGGTTGTTGCAACTTTATCTAGTGGATATATTTCGTAAACAGCATGGTGTGGATGTTCCAGATGATGCTGTCACCCAAGCGCGTCTTTTACGAGCAGCCGAGCAGTTAAAAATTGATTTGAGTTCCCATGCTTTTGCCACAATTCGGGAAGCCTTTTTAGGTACTAAAGGTAAGACTGCACTCCATCTAGAGACAGAAGTACCGCGAGCAGATTTGGAAAAATTGATTCGCCCCTTATTAACAGAAACTTTAGAGGCCATTGACCGCGCTCTCACCGATGCAGACCTATTACCCGGTGATATTGACCGAATTATCTTAGTGGGTGGTTCGACACGCATTCCTCTAGTTCAAGAAATGATTTCAGAACATCTGGGACAGACTCCCAGTGATGGTATTCAACCAGACCTTTGTGTGGCGTTGGGAGCAGCTTTACAAGCTGGGGTGTTGGTGGGAGAATCTGTGGATGCCATTCTTGTAGATGTGATTCCCCATTCCTTGGGTATTGCTGCGGCTGTGACTACACCAATGGGAATTATGCCCGGTTACTTCAGTGTGATTATTCCCCGTAACAGCGTTGTTCCCGTTTCTCGCTCTCAGGTTTATTACACCGTGTCTGATGAACAAGAAGTGGTAGAAATTGAAGTTTTTCAGGGAGAAAATGCGATCGCCGAAGAAAATGTGCCTTTAGGTGATTTTAGAGTCGAGAATTTACCACCCAAACCCGCAGGAGGTATTCAAGTTGAGGTTCACTTTGACTTTGATATCAATGGCATTCTCACCGTCACCACTACTGAAAAAGGCAAAGGACAACAGGGAACGCTAGTAGTCAATAATGCAGGGATTGAAAAACTTTCTAGCCATGAATTGAAGCAAGCAAGGGCAGATTTAGATGCCTTGTTTGAGGCTGATGAAACTATCGAAATCTCCACAGAAGAGACAATCTCAGTAGTAGAAATAGCTCCAGAATTAGCAGCACTTTTAGACCGCGCTCAACAAACATTGTCCACACTAGATTCTGAGCAAGCAGAGGAATTAGAAGACTTATTAGCCCAGATTGAAAATGCGAATGCTAGTAAAAGTGCAGAATTATCCCAGTTACAAGAAGAACTCTCAGATTTTCTTTACTACGCTAGTACGAATGATGAATAG
- a CDS encoding type II toxin-antitoxin system Phd/YefM family antitoxin, with the protein MRQVSVSEVKKDFAYIMDSAQQEPILIKEHDRNYVAIISMNDYEDLVKIKNLRLKNISADLGAEAQANGLTLELLNEILNSDA; encoded by the coding sequence ATGCGACAAGTTTCAGTTTCAGAAGTAAAGAAAGATTTTGCTTACATTATGGATAGCGCCCAACAAGAACCCATTCTTATTAAGGAACATGACCGCAATTATGTGGCTATTATTTCGATGAATGATTATGAGGATTTGGTAAAGATTAAAAATCTGCGTTTAAAAAATATATCGGCGGATTTAGGGGCGGAAGCTCAGGCAAATGGACTAACCTTAGAACTGTTAAACGAGATACTTAACAGTGATGCTTAA
- a CDS encoding type II toxin-antitoxin system VapC family toxin produces the protein MVIVDSGFWIALINRRDDYHVLAQEVLDTIDEPLVTTWCVITEACHILLKRTGTNAQQTFIHSLEIGAFEVFDLKVQDGKRISELMNQYSSLPMDLADASLIILAEHLGHGRILSVDFRDFNTYRWKNRHPFENLMSIN, from the coding sequence ATGGTCATCGTTGATTCTGGCTTTTGGATAGCACTAATCAATCGCCGTGATGATTATCATGTTCTCGCTCAAGAAGTTCTAGATACGATTGATGAGCCTCTGGTTACAACATGGTGTGTGATTACGGAAGCTTGTCATATTCTCTTGAAACGTACAGGTACAAATGCTCAACAGACGTTTATTCATAGCTTAGAAATTGGTGCTTTTGAGGTTTTTGATCTTAAGGTTCAAGATGGGAAAAGAATCAGTGAATTGATGAATCAATATAGTTCTCTGCCAATGGATTTAGCGGACGCTTCATTGATTATTCTTGCCGAACATTTGGGGCATGGGCGGATTCTATCTGTTGATTTTCGGGACTTTAATACTTACCGCTGGAAAAATCGTCATCCTTTTGAGAATTTGATGTCTATTAACTAA
- a CDS encoding ribbon-helix-helix domain-containing protein: MRVNARLDSDRASKFNYIRQRTNQGVSDIMKVAIDLYYEKLHQESPVKPLQLLRESGLIGCAEGDSDLSVNYKQYLTESLNEKYGHR; encoded by the coding sequence ATGAGGGTTAATGCAAGGCTCGATAGCGATCGCGCTAGTAAGTTTAATTACATTCGCCAGCGGACAAATCAAGGTGTGTCTGACATTATGAAAGTGGCGATCGATCTTTATTATGAAAAATTACATCAAGAATCCCCTGTAAAGCCTTTGCAACTCCTTAGAGAATCAGGGCTGATTGGTTGTGCTGAAGGGGACTCTGATTTGTCGGTTAATTACAAGCAATATCTCACTGAAAGTCTTAACGAAAAATATGGTCATCGTTGA
- a CDS encoding nucleotide exchange factor GrpE, with amino-acid sequence MTNDKEALFANFLDYLQSEQAPPEYLGEPPSSAHAFDPYQMVSEWTALRHEVKQQGKLLHSTQDALVQALAVIRTEQEQMPMRLEEIQKQASGKFEQQQEKLLKDLLGVVDALDQACTYWQEELEALSTTSNSKPLIQKGFWKKLVDWINGNYTQSSEPEKLPISESLTEIFTSNQQGVELIRRSLLEILKQRRVVPIPAQGKAFDSQTMYAVGRESRADVTENTVIQEVVRGYLWGDKVLREAQVIVATRK; translated from the coding sequence ATGACCAATGACAAAGAAGCTTTATTTGCCAATTTTCTAGATTATTTACAATCAGAACAAGCACCTCCTGAATATTTAGGTGAACCACCATCATCGGCTCATGCTTTTGATCCCTATCAAATGGTATCCGAATGGACTGCTCTCCGCCATGAAGTTAAACAACAGGGTAAATTACTGCATTCTACCCAAGATGCTCTGGTACAAGCATTAGCTGTGATTCGGACAGAACAAGAACAGATGCCCATGCGTTTGGAAGAAATTCAAAAACAAGCATCGGGAAAATTTGAGCAGCAGCAGGAGAAACTCCTCAAAGATTTGCTGGGTGTTGTGGATGCTTTAGATCAGGCTTGTACTTACTGGCAAGAAGAACTAGAAGCATTATCTACTACCTCAAACTCAAAACCATTAATCCAAAAAGGCTTCTGGAAAAAGCTAGTTGATTGGATCAATGGTAATTATACTCAATCTAGTGAGCCAGAAAAATTACCAATATCAGAATCATTAACGGAAATTTTTACCAGTAATCAACAGGGAGTAGAGTTAATTAGGCGATCGCTTTTAGAAATCCTCAAACAACGCCGTGTTGTTCCCATTCCTGCCCAGGGTAAAGCTTTTGACTCCCAAACCATGTATGCTGTGGGACGTGAATCAAGGGCAGATGTCACAGAAAATACGGTGATACAGGAAGTAGTCAGGGGTTATTTATGGGGCGATAAAGTCTTGAGAGAAGCACAGGTGATTGTAGCGACACGAAAATAG
- a CDS encoding DnaJ domain-containing protein, giving the protein MADYYEHLGISRGATSAQIKAAYHAKLREFPAHTYPEEFKAIRGAYEALRKGETNQADEFLKLRPLEAELNPEILKQLREKALAQLEVSLDDLIRATF; this is encoded by the coding sequence ATGGCTGACTACTACGAACATTTAGGAATTTCACGAGGAGCAACCAGCGCCCAAATTAAAGCGGCGTATCATGCCAAGTTACGTGAATTCCCCGCGCATACTTATCCAGAAGAGTTTAAGGCAATTCGAGGAGCTTACGAGGCACTTCGCAAAGGAGAGACCAATCAAGCGGATGAGTTCTTGAAATTGCGTCCCCTAGAAGCAGAATTGAATCCAGAGATATTAAAACAGTTGCGAGAAAAAGCCCTGGCTCAACTAGAAGTTAGCTTAGATGATCTAATTCGTGCGACATTTTAA